One genomic segment of Spirochaeta cellobiosiphila DSM 17781 includes these proteins:
- a CDS encoding helix-turn-helix transcriptional regulator translates to MQLLDLILQIISLSTGIGALITLISIYIHQKRATKIKWALLLLFSSTLNYLTGIILFLTKDSLDISHIALIQMITGLFCFFSALRFIDILDQHKYPFIQKISNYLFFLIVILNLLQYISYSSLSVLNLTMESLFMLCLWINLLTVQTSRTFINRIKYTGLWGFAIIIPSYRLQQLFDPIPLHVMDAIIYSFLTMSALSFSLIYLFSKRTNNVEKLSTSDIILRFGLTEREGEIFDLLVESYSYKDICKQLNISLATVKTHVSHLYQKTNVNNKSELKYLLTPRSN, encoded by the coding sequence ATGCAATTATTAGATTTAATACTTCAAATCATCTCTTTATCCACAGGGATAGGGGCTCTAATAACTTTAATCAGTATTTATATACATCAGAAAAGAGCTACTAAGATTAAGTGGGCCTTACTACTGTTATTTTCTAGTACATTGAATTATTTGACAGGTATCATCTTATTTCTTACCAAAGATAGTCTTGATATTTCTCATATTGCTCTAATACAAATGATAACAGGGTTGTTCTGCTTCTTTAGCGCCCTTAGATTTATCGATATATTAGATCAGCACAAATATCCCTTTATCCAAAAAATAAGTAACTATTTATTTTTTTTAATTGTCATCTTAAATCTACTGCAATATATATCCTATTCCAGTTTGTCAGTTCTCAATTTAACAATGGAAAGTCTCTTTATGTTATGCCTATGGATTAACCTTCTCACAGTACAAACTTCTAGAACTTTTATAAATCGAATCAAATACACTGGGTTATGGGGTTTTGCAATAATTATTCCTAGCTACAGACTTCAACAACTATTTGATCCCATCCCCCTCCATGTAATGGATGCTATTATCTATTCCTTCTTGACCATGTCTGCCCTATCCTTTTCTCTCATATATCTCTTTTCAAAGCGCACTAACAATGTCGAAAAGTTATCAACCAGCGATATAATTCTTAGATTTGGATTGACGGAAAGGGAAGGAGAAATTTTTGATTTGCTGGTTGAATCTTATTCTTATAAAGATATATGTAAACAACTTAACATCAGCTTAGCCACTGTAAAAACACATGTATCACATCTCTATCAAAAGACAAATGTAAATAATAAATCAGAACTTAAGTATCTTCTCACTCCAAGGTCTAACTAA
- a CDS encoding GFA family protein, whose product MTHRGSCLCGRIQYEVEGEFEAFFLCHCKSCRKDTGSAHAANLFSHEATLTWLKGADEVKSYDHNNSGHIKSFCPNCSSALPNLQQGGALVMVPAGSLDTDINIEPTGHIYLNEKAKWDTDLYKAPHYEELP is encoded by the coding sequence ATGACTCATCGTGGTTCATGTCTTTGTGGGCGTATTCAGTATGAAGTTGAAGGAGAATTTGAAGCCTTTTTTTTATGTCACTGTAAATCCTGTCGCAAAGATACAGGGTCTGCGCATGCTGCTAATTTATTCTCTCATGAAGCTACTTTAACCTGGTTAAAGGGAGCGGATGAGGTAAAATCCTATGATCATAATAATTCTGGACATATAAAGAGCTTTTGCCCTAACTGTAGTTCTGCCTTACCTAATCTACAACAGGGGGGGGCCTTGGTTATGGTTCCTGCTGGTAGTTTGGATACCGATATTAATATCGAACCAACCGGACATATATATTTGAATGAAAAAGCTAAATGGGATACTGATTTGTATAAAGCACCTCATTATGAGGAACTTCCATAA
- a CDS encoding sensor histidine kinase has protein sequence MKRTMFFLSFFTTVLVYAYSLGLVNFHYMIGVISGAMFLLSLYSLTLYFHFRVNSFLISNVFLSTVGIYLLLYESILIQWRFLGVSLSLVILISYYLIIIDNLGIDILSRIPNCIPFSLFFLIAICEGVSLFIFNKPYIVSKLIFLFFYMYYISLLIRNYHHKVEKINKYIALGNFVFLGLYGFVCLLFPISKKIPLLILFLVFFVLLFIKKLKAVFKDSYFLLDMWKLQIAITNEMRSPLEMIMESVRTLSSHDISIRPIVNGSRRLADLVNQVSVLAQLSHTPIKLNISNWDIAIVIQSVIDGFHNILVINSIAIHFEKPKKNIVFDFDLDRMREILVNIISNSIKHTPPLGLISITVEELFPNRVQICIVDNGASMKRDSVGDNGIIYNEHYHANLLPYGSGVSIVYSRELVALHKGTLNILYPSSIDNRKGMIYRLGFPMSNIKIDKPNKNDQYDYVYKKTYNISKKKFLSVMINRIMLTFCLLYYQRIIVLSFQIL, from the coding sequence ATGAAGAGAACTATGTTTTTCTTGTCATTTTTTACCACAGTTCTTGTCTATGCTTATTCTTTAGGACTAGTTAATTTCCATTATATGATAGGAGTTATTTCAGGAGCTATGTTTTTACTGAGCTTGTATAGTTTAACTCTCTATTTTCACTTTAGAGTCAATAGTTTTTTAATCTCAAATGTTTTTCTGTCTACTGTAGGGATTTATTTACTGTTGTATGAATCCATACTTATTCAGTGGCGGTTCTTAGGTGTTTCTCTGAGTTTGGTCATTTTAATTAGTTATTATTTAATAATAATAGACAATCTAGGCATAGATATCTTATCCAGGATTCCCAATTGTATACCCTTTTCTTTATTTTTTCTAATAGCGATTTGTGAAGGGGTGAGTTTATTTATTTTTAATAAACCATACATTGTCTCTAAGTTAATCTTTCTTTTTTTTTACATGTACTATATAAGTCTTTTAATCCGTAACTATCATCATAAAGTAGAAAAAATTAATAAATATATTGCCCTAGGAAATTTTGTCTTTCTTGGTTTGTATGGTTTCGTTTGCTTACTTTTTCCCATTTCTAAGAAAATTCCTTTATTGATACTTTTCCTTGTATTTTTCGTTCTTTTGTTTATTAAAAAATTAAAAGCTGTATTTAAAGATAGCTACTTTCTTTTAGATATGTGGAAGTTACAAATAGCAATAACTAATGAAATGCGTAGCCCTTTAGAAATGATTATGGAAAGTGTTCGTACCTTATCCAGTCATGACATATCTATAAGACCCATAGTGAATGGGTCAAGAAGATTGGCTGATCTTGTTAATCAAGTATCTGTTCTGGCACAGTTATCTCATACACCAATAAAATTAAATATTAGCAATTGGGATATTGCTATTGTTATTCAAAGTGTCATTGATGGCTTTCATAATATATTGGTGATAAATAGCATCGCTATTCATTTTGAAAAGCCCAAAAAGAATATAGTCTTTGATTTCGATCTAGATCGAATGCGTGAAATACTAGTGAATATCATTTCAAATTCCATTAAACATACACCCCCCTTGGGTCTTATCTCTATTACAGTAGAAGAGCTTTTTCCTAATCGTGTTCAAATCTGTATAGTGGATAATGGAGCTAGTATGAAACGTGATTCTGTTGGTGATAATGGAATAATATATAATGAACACTATCATGCTAATCTCTTACCATATGGTTCTGGTGTGTCTATTGTATACTCGAGAGAGTTAGTGGCTCTACACAAAGGAACTTTAAATATTTTATATCCTTCTAGTATTGATAATAGAAAGGGGATGATTTATAGACTTGGTTTCCCGATGAGCAATATAAAAATTGATAAGCCTAAT
- a CDS encoding methyl-accepting chemotaxis protein produces MKLSGKITLILSSVIFIIMVIIGFYNIRYQNSEVIKDFEKKINYNIAQMAQSSLTPIYNFELETAYDLFKLGLNDEEVTAIYYINIRGDIRGWKLDNNGEVVELSDKEEYESMRQNVYELRESELILGDEKLGTLTILYNDNVIKQKRMSVLFTNIFETIGVIGSLTILTLVIMNIMLGPLQVITMGVDKISQGNISENDEIKKLLTRKDEIGLLSHSASTMIDSIRDIVLSVKKATSHIDTTSKTLNHTSQTLTEGAVKQASISEQVSASMELILEKITSNSLNAEQTDQIAKRASQKADKSGTITQNAISAVKKISTKIEIIEEIARNTNLLALNAAIEAARAGNSGKGFAVVAAEIRKLAERSQRSASEITQLSIHTMEEAEKAGVMLSDLLPDIKETSDLVKAINDSGIEQKASSNEVSKAILELSEVAQGFANEADRVTMNSGSLMEEVNELNEIISFFFIKE; encoded by the coding sequence ATGAAATTAAGTGGAAAGATAACCTTGATCTTGAGTTCTGTGATCTTCATTATCATGGTTATAATAGGTTTTTATAATATACGTTATCAGAATAGCGAGGTGATTAAGGATTTTGAAAAGAAAATCAACTACAATATTGCCCAGATGGCACAGTCCTCACTTACTCCTATATACAATTTTGAATTGGAAACAGCTTATGATTTATTCAAGCTAGGCCTCAATGATGAAGAGGTAACAGCGATTTACTATATCAATATAAGGGGAGATATCCGTGGATGGAAACTAGATAATAATGGGGAGGTCGTTGAACTTTCTGATAAAGAAGAATATGAAAGTATGCGACAGAACGTCTATGAACTACGTGAATCAGAACTAATTCTTGGGGATGAAAAGCTGGGCACTCTAACCATATTATATAATGATAACGTCATTAAACAGAAACGAATGTCTGTGCTCTTTACAAATATATTTGAAACGATTGGAGTCATCGGTTCTCTTACTATTCTTACTTTAGTCATAATGAATATTATGCTGGGTCCTTTGCAGGTTATTACCATGGGTGTTGATAAAATATCACAAGGGAATATCTCCGAAAATGATGAGATTAAAAAATTACTGACAAGAAAGGATGAAATCGGCCTTTTATCTCATAGTGCAAGTACTATGATTGATTCCATTAGGGATATTGTTCTGAGTGTAAAAAAAGCAACATCCCATATCGACACAACTAGTAAGACCCTTAATCACACTAGTCAGACTCTTACAGAAGGAGCGGTCAAACAGGCCTCTATCTCAGAGCAGGTTTCTGCTTCCATGGAGCTTATTCTGGAAAAGATCACTTCAAACTCTCTCAATGCAGAGCAGACAGACCAGATAGCAAAAAGAGCTTCACAAAAGGCCGACAAAAGTGGCACCATAACACAAAATGCCATTTCTGCAGTTAAGAAAATTTCTACAAAAATTGAGATCATTGAAGAGATTGCAAGAAACACAAATTTATTAGCCTTGAATGCGGCCATAGAGGCCGCGCGAGCAGGAAACAGTGGCAAAGGTTTTGCTGTAGTTGCTGCTGAAATCAGAAAATTGGCAGAGAGAAGTCAAAGATCTGCTTCAGAAATAACACAACTTAGTATACATACCATGGAAGAAGCAGAAAAAGCTGGTGTTATGCTGTCTGATTTACTACCTGATATAAAAGAGACAAGTGATTTGGTTAAGGCAATCAATGATTCTGGAATAGAACAAAAAGCTTCCAGTAATGAGGTTTCCAAGGCAATATTAGAGTTGTCTGAAGTTGCCCAGGGGTTTGCTAATGAAGCTGACAGAGTTACTATGAATTCAGGATCATTGATGGAAGAGGTTAATGAACTGAACGAAATTATATCATTCTTTTTCATAAAAGAATAA